A genomic stretch from Candidatus Cloacimonadota bacterium includes:
- a CDS encoding SPOR domain-containing protein has protein sequence MPRDPRFILALLLLALLPLTALAVDFRREFQTVEDLWLQGKLEELPGQLYKNVAKNDEERALQTYLNAMLKQSKDDTLILLKQAADRYPSTHYGQQSMLEMAKLHILEREIPAAETLLKKISSPELPERFYWLAYCAQYRDDHAAAIAQGENYLRAAPNGRFAEDSHYIIAGAYQNQNKFFSAISSLEKLRALPGLPKNQQYFHYLLGRNHHQNGNCAEAFLNYKTAFELNRKSQLAFEIEDRLHELKGRYGSQVDLSFLYPYTELELPELVPEPVLEPLPAQAEVDPTAPARLEAKPSGIHVQAGRFGKEENAGSRTAELRALKVKANYFEDKGNKTVPWVVVSGPYPSQSEADCVARLLRANSIDCFITRF, from the coding sequence ATGCCCCGTGACCCGCGTTTCATACTCGCCCTCTTGCTGCTGGCGCTGCTGCCCCTGACCGCCCTCGCGGTGGATTTCCGCAGGGAGTTTCAAACCGTGGAAGATCTCTGGCTGCAAGGAAAGCTGGAAGAGCTTCCCGGCCAGCTGTACAAAAACGTGGCCAAAAACGACGAGGAACGCGCCCTGCAGACCTATCTGAACGCCATGCTCAAGCAAAGCAAGGACGACACGCTGATCCTGCTGAAACAGGCCGCGGACCGCTATCCCTCCACCCATTACGGCCAGCAGAGCATGCTGGAGATGGCCAAGCTGCACATTTTGGAGCGCGAGATCCCGGCGGCGGAAACCCTGCTGAAAAAGATATCCTCCCCTGAACTGCCGGAACGCTTTTACTGGCTGGCCTACTGCGCCCAGTACCGCGATGACCACGCCGCCGCCATCGCCCAGGGGGAAAATTATCTGCGGGCCGCGCCCAACGGCAGGTTCGCCGAAGACAGCCACTACATCATTGCCGGGGCCTACCAAAACCAGAACAAGTTTTTCAGCGCCATCTCCAGCCTGGAAAAACTGCGCGCCCTGCCCGGACTGCCCAAAAACCAGCAGTATTTCCACTATCTGCTGGGGCGCAACCACCATCAGAACGGTAATTGCGCTGAAGCCTTCCTGAACTACAAGACCGCTTTTGAACTCAACCGCAAATCCCAGCTCGCTTTCGAGATCGAGGACCGCCTCCACGAGCTGAAGGGCAGATACGGCAGCCAGGTCGATCTCTCCTTCCTCTATCCCTACACAGAACTGGAGCTGCCGGAACTGGTGCCCGAACCTGTGTTGGAGCCCCTGCCCGCCCAAGCGGAGGTGGACCCCACCGCCCCGGCCAGGCTGGAGGCCAAACCCAGCGGGATCCACGTTCAGGCGGGACGCTTCGGCAAAGAGGAGAATGCCGGCAGCCGCACCGCCGAGTTGCGTGCGCTGAAGGTGAAAGCCAACTATTTTGAGGACAAGGGCAACAAAACCGTGCCCTGGGTGGTGGTGAGCGGACCTTACCCCTCTCAGAGCGAAGCGGACTGCGTGGCCAGGCTCCTGCGCGCCAACTCCATCGATTGCTTTATCACCCGTTTCTGA
- the rho gene encoding transcription termination factor Rho gives MAEIENLFELPQSQLTKLAKQYGIPGYTQMRGNDLVFKLLEFQAAQEGLAFVTGCLEIMDDGFGFLRFPQNNYLPGRDDVYVSLTQVRRFGLKNGHMISGPVRSPKEGEKYFALLRVDAVNYMAPTSMQELRTWDELTPYYPTERLNLEFDTNNYSTRIINLFTPIGKGQRGLIVAAPRTGKTTLLQDTANAILTNHPEVYLIVLLVDERPEEVTEMKKILRPGNREVISSTFDESPKNHTAVSEMVLEKAKRMIELNQDVVIVLDSITRLARAYNNITPSSGKVLSGGIDANGLIKPKKFFGAARNTEEAGSLTIIATALIDTGSKMDQVIFEEFKGTGNMELVLDRSISDMRLYPAIDLVKSGTRREELLLTQNEMNRMYVLRKYLKTISPIQGIETLRKRMQTTKNNDELLNSMSN, from the coding sequence ATGGCCGAAATAGAAAACCTGTTCGAACTGCCACAATCCCAGCTGACCAAGCTGGCCAAACAATACGGGATCCCCGGCTACACCCAGATGCGGGGCAATGACCTCGTTTTCAAACTGCTGGAGTTTCAGGCGGCCCAGGAAGGCCTGGCCTTCGTGACCGGATGCCTGGAGATAATGGACGACGGCTTCGGCTTCCTTCGTTTCCCGCAAAACAACTACCTGCCCGGGCGCGATGACGTCTATGTCTCCCTCACCCAGGTGCGCAGATTCGGCCTTAAAAACGGCCACATGATCTCCGGCCCGGTGCGTTCCCCCAAGGAAGGTGAGAAGTATTTCGCCCTGCTGCGCGTGGACGCCGTGAACTATATGGCTCCCACTTCCATGCAGGAACTTCGCACCTGGGACGAGCTCACGCCCTACTACCCCACCGAGCGCCTCAACCTGGAATTTGACACCAACAACTACTCCACCCGCATCATCAACCTCTTCACCCCCATCGGCAAAGGCCAGCGCGGCTTGATCGTGGCCGCTCCCAGAACGGGAAAAACCACCCTGCTGCAGGATACCGCCAACGCCATCCTCACCAACCATCCGGAGGTTTACCTGATCGTGCTGCTGGTGGATGAGCGGCCCGAAGAGGTTACCGAGATGAAGAAGATCCTGCGTCCCGGCAACCGCGAAGTGATCAGCTCCACCTTCGACGAATCGCCCAAAAACCACACCGCCGTAAGCGAAATGGTGCTGGAAAAGGCAAAGCGGATGATCGAGCTGAATCAGGACGTGGTGATAGTTTTGGACAGCATCACGCGCCTGGCCAGGGCCTACAACAACATCACCCCCTCCAGCGGCAAAGTGCTGTCCGGCGGTATCGACGCCAACGGCCTGATCAAGCCCAAGAAATTCTTCGGCGCCGCGCGCAACACCGAGGAAGCCGGCTCCCTCACCATCATCGCCACCGCCCTCATCGACACCGGCTCCAAGATGGACCAGGTGATCTTCGAGGAATTCAAGGGCACCGGAAACATGGAACTGGTGCTGGACCGCAGCATTTCGGACATGCGCCTCTACCCCGCCATCGACCTGGTGAAGAGCGGCACTCGCCGCGAAGAGCTGCTGCTCACGCAAAACGAGATGAACCGGATGTATGTGCTGCGCAAATACCTCAAAACCATCAGCCCCATCCAGGGCATCGAAACCCTGCGCAAGCGGATGCAGACCACCAAAAACAACGACGAGTTGCTGAATTCGATGAGCAACTGA
- a CDS encoding class I SAM-dependent methyltransferase: protein MKDAFGLLKQIEAPNVLDAATGRGDFITILKQNLKSYVQIIGIDVSEKSVDHAQKRFPENDVEIYRMDLEALEFEDASFDLVTLANSLHHLEHQERVFAELLRVLKPGGRLVLVEMYRDGEQTEPQITHILMHHWLAAIDRRFGINHQETFTREQILASFAKLKLNQVKQVDFYLPVDNPKEASNCAHLKHNCTETFKRLESLESAEDLLDEGKRLVERINRVGCAGASSLLLCGTKKNVKPKEKK from the coding sequence ATGAAAGACGCGTTTGGCCTTTTGAAGCAGATCGAGGCCCCCAACGTTTTGGACGCCGCCACCGGAAGGGGCGATTTCATCACCATCCTGAAGCAGAATCTGAAATCCTACGTTCAGATCATCGGGATCGATGTGTCTGAAAAGAGTGTCGATCATGCCCAGAAGCGCTTTCCGGAGAATGATGTGGAGATCTACCGGATGGATCTGGAAGCCCTCGAATTTGAGGATGCCAGCTTCGATCTGGTGACCCTGGCCAATTCCCTGCACCACCTGGAGCATCAGGAGCGGGTGTTTGCCGAGTTGCTGCGGGTGTTGAAGCCCGGCGGCAGGCTGGTGCTGGTGGAGATGTACCGCGACGGCGAGCAGACCGAGCCGCAGATCACGCATATCCTGATGCACCACTGGCTGGCCGCGATCGACCGGCGTTTTGGGATCAACCACCAGGAAACCTTCACCCGCGAGCAGATCCTGGCCAGCTTCGCCAAGCTGAAGCTGAACCAGGTGAAGCAGGTGGATTTTTACCTGCCAGTGGACAATCCCAAGGAAGCCTCGAACTGCGCGCACTTGAAGCACAACTGCACGGAAACCTTCAAGCGACTGGAAAGCCTGGAGAGCGCCGAAGACCTTTTGGATGAAGGAAAACGGCTGGTGGAACGTATAAACAGGGTGGGCTGCGCCGGCGCCAGCAGTTTGCTGCTATGCGGAACCAAAAAGAATGTTAAACCCAAGGAGAAAAAATAA
- a CDS encoding nucleotidyltransferase domain-containing protein, whose amino-acid sequence MAAVLDKYEMIDLIKRYYDVLRESMLIDAIYLFGSYSRGKADQDSDIDLLVVSPDFTDNVIEDRMKLMRARREVDYRIEPHPVMRGKLDSSVLFTIAKREMQRVI is encoded by the coding sequence ATGGCTGCTGTCCTTGATAAATATGAAATGATCGACCTGATCAAACGCTACTACGATGTCTTAAGGGAATCAATGCTGATTGATGCCATCTACCTGTTTGGGTCATACAGCAGGGGCAAGGCAGATCAGGATAGCGATATTGACCTTCTGGTGGTCTCTCCGGATTTCACTGATAACGTAATTGAAGACCGCATGAAACTAATGCGCGCCCGCAGGGAGGTTGATTATCGGATCGAACCCCATCCTGTAATGCGCGGAAAGCTGGATTCCTCGGTGTTGTTCACGATCGCCAAGCGGGAAATGCAGAGGGTCATTTGA
- a CDS encoding HEPN domain-containing protein, whose protein sequence is MEPRELIHYWLESAGRDMETMEKLYKMEEYPWALFLGQLVLEKTLKAVYTQNVGLEVPRIHDLVRLAILARLEVPQAKVESMDVISSFNLNTRYPDYKLSFQHQCTKEFTEKYINTIRSLHQWLLSLINMK, encoded by the coding sequence ATGGAACCAAGAGAATTGATTCACTACTGGCTCGAATCTGCCGGAAGAGACATGGAGACCATGGAAAAGCTCTATAAAATGGAGGAATATCCATGGGCGCTTTTTCTGGGACAATTGGTACTGGAGAAAACACTCAAAGCTGTTTACACCCAGAATGTCGGTTTGGAGGTACCAAGAATCCATGACCTTGTCCGGCTTGCCATTCTTGCTCGGCTCGAAGTACCTCAGGCTAAGGTTGAATCCATGGATGTCATCAGCAGCTTCAACCTAAACACCAGATATCCTGATTATAAACTTAGCTTCCAACACCAATGCACCAAAGAATTTACTGAAAAGTACATTAATACCATCAGGAGTTTACATCAATGGCTGCTGTCCTTGATAAATATGAAATGA
- a CDS encoding ATP-binding cassette domain-containing protein yields MIKVQSLVKEFPKKDGTSFRAVDEVSFEAAHGEIVCLLGVNGAGKTTTMRILSTIFQPQSGTAQIEGYDVLTQGDMVRRNLGFLSGDTGLYMRLTPREFVTYFGRLYGVGDDAIKARLNEMAGILDMHDFLDKKMEFLSSGMKQKVSIVRSIIHDPPVMIFDEPTSGLDILTARNIISFIRSCKERGKCVLFSTHIMREAERLADRIVMIHQGRVLAQGTLEQMRAESGLSDLDDIFVYYVNQAGTGTEVAAHEF; encoded by the coding sequence ATGATCAAGGTCCAGTCATTGGTAAAGGAATTCCCGAAGAAGGACGGAACCAGCTTCCGGGCCGTGGATGAGGTGAGTTTTGAGGCCGCCCACGGTGAGATCGTCTGCCTGCTGGGGGTGAACGGGGCGGGCAAAACCACCACGATGCGCATCCTCTCCACCATCTTCCAGCCCCAGAGCGGAACCGCTCAGATCGAGGGTTACGACGTGCTCACCCAGGGCGACATGGTGCGCCGCAACCTGGGTTTTCTCTCCGGCGACACCGGCCTGTACATGCGCCTCACTCCGCGGGAGTTCGTCACCTATTTCGGCCGCCTCTACGGAGTTGGGGACGACGCCATCAAAGCCCGTCTGAATGAGATGGCGGGGATCCTGGACATGCACGATTTCCTGGACAAGAAGATGGAATTCCTCTCCAGCGGCATGAAGCAAAAGGTTTCCATCGTGCGCTCCATCATCCACGATCCGCCGGTGATGATTTTTGACGAACCGACCTCAGGCCTGGACATCCTCACCGCGCGCAACATCATCTCCTTCATCCGCAGCTGCAAGGAACGCGGCAAATGCGTGCTGTTTTCCACCCACATCATGCGCGAGGCGGAGCGCCTGGCCGACCGCATCGTGATGATCCACCAAGGCCGCGTGCTGGCGCAGGGAACCCTGGAGCAGATGCGCGCGGAAAGCGGACTCAGCGATCTGGATGACATCTTTGTTTACTATGTGAATCAGGCCGGAACCGGCACGGAGGTGGCTGCCCATGAATTTTAA
- a CDS encoding ABC transporter permease subunit, with protein sequence MNFKKALVIFRKEILEILRDKRTLFATIVLPVVLYPLLFIGFSAIMSRQNEVLEKRGATIALLDSLSVQNQDARQAYDLILSGLKNTPYLTTLESPPELERLYAEKEIKAVVSVSDSLSPSGLQTFKVGVRYDASGDEGQLLFGKLEKSLMQTAQALIAKRLDALNVEQGYIEPLLIDQIDTSTTAKKMGSVLGMILPYIVILMLVTGASVVAADLVAGEKERRTLETLLVSSASRGEIVLGKYLTIFTMAMLNVVINLISISLSVRYLFSQFETGSQSLQLPVSSFLILLLAMVPLATLFSALLLSISTFSRNMKEARTYEQPIMIASMLMGMVSFIPSVEISNLLAMVPVINIALLFKAVLIGEWQLSHLLITVGTTLILDVFAIWVTVRLFHSEAVLFRTEDDSGGIKTVRTNKRGFFNPLNGLIYYSLALAALYYLGSKWQMQDLVKGLVQTQVFVIVLPVLLVLRFVKLKGAEARQLLRLKAPKLKEVALVPFIAISAAIVVAIIGQLINQIFPFPPDYLENLSKLFQLDLPLWQMFLVIAVLPGICEELLFRGFLLRFFEGKKFWYPVLASAALFAVFHLDPFRLLPTFLLGTLLGWLTLRSGSIYNSMLSHALNNGLALFIVTFAAKPWLKGLLADSENLQYWVVIPAILVLAASLWAFHKITADREVF encoded by the coding sequence ATGAATTTTAAGAAAGCCCTGGTCATTTTTCGCAAAGAGATCCTGGAGATCCTGCGGGACAAGCGCACCCTCTTTGCCACCATCGTTTTGCCGGTGGTGCTGTATCCTCTCTTGTTCATCGGCTTCAGCGCCATCATGAGCCGTCAGAACGAGGTTTTGGAAAAGCGCGGAGCAACCATCGCCCTGCTGGACAGCCTTTCCGTCCAGAACCAGGACGCCCGGCAGGCTTACGACCTAATCCTCAGCGGCTTGAAAAACACACCCTATCTCACCACTTTGGAATCACCGCCGGAACTGGAGCGCCTTTACGCGGAAAAGGAGATCAAGGCTGTGGTGAGCGTTTCCGATTCGCTTTCACCCTCCGGACTGCAGACCTTTAAGGTTGGGGTCAGATACGACGCTTCCGGCGATGAAGGCCAGCTGCTTTTCGGCAAGCTGGAAAAATCCCTGATGCAGACGGCGCAGGCCCTGATCGCCAAACGCCTGGATGCCCTCAACGTGGAGCAGGGGTACATCGAGCCCCTGCTGATAGACCAGATCGACACCTCCACCACCGCCAAAAAGATGGGCAGCGTGCTGGGCATGATCTTGCCCTACATCGTGATCTTGATGCTGGTGACCGGCGCTTCGGTGGTGGCGGCGGACCTGGTGGCGGGGGAAAAGGAACGCCGGACCTTGGAGACCCTGCTGGTATCGTCGGCCTCGCGGGGCGAGATCGTTCTGGGCAAATACCTCACCATCTTCACCATGGCCATGCTCAACGTGGTGATCAACCTCATCAGTATCAGCCTGTCTGTGCGCTATCTGTTCAGTCAGTTCGAAACCGGATCCCAAAGCCTGCAACTTCCGGTGAGTTCCTTTTTGATCCTGCTGCTGGCGATGGTGCCCCTTGCCACTCTGTTCTCCGCTTTGCTGCTGTCCATCTCCACTTTTTCCCGCAACATGAAGGAAGCCCGCACCTACGAACAGCCGATCATGATCGCTTCCATGCTGATGGGGATGGTAAGCTTCATCCCTTCCGTCGAGATCAGCAACCTGCTGGCGATGGTGCCGGTGATCAACATTGCCCTGCTGTTCAAGGCTGTTCTGATCGGCGAATGGCAGCTTTCTCACCTCCTGATCACGGTGGGAACCACCCTGATCCTGGATGTTTTCGCCATTTGGGTAACCGTGCGCCTCTTCCATTCCGAGGCGGTGCTGTTCCGCACCGAGGACGACAGCGGCGGCATCAAGACAGTGCGGACGAACAAACGCGGCTTCTTCAACCCTCTCAACGGCCTGATCTACTATTCGCTGGCCCTGGCGGCTTTGTATTACCTTGGCTCCAAGTGGCAAATGCAGGATCTGGTGAAGGGATTGGTGCAAACCCAGGTGTTTGTGATCGTGCTGCCGGTGCTACTGGTGCTGAGGTTCGTCAAACTCAAGGGCGCGGAGGCCAGGCAGCTGCTGCGGCTGAAGGCGCCGAAGCTGAAAGAGGTGGCCCTGGTGCCCTTCATCGCCATATCCGCGGCGATCGTGGTGGCCATCATCGGCCAGCTGATCAACCAGATCTTCCCCTTCCCGCCGGATTACCTTGAAAACCTATCCAAGCTGTTCCAGCTGGATCTGCCGCTCTGGCAGATGTTCCTGGTGATAGCGGTGCTTCCCGGGATCTGCGAGGAACTGCTCTTCCGCGGATTCCTGCTGCGCTTTTTCGAGGGCAAAAAGTTCTGGTATCCCGTTCTGGCCAGCGCCGCGCTCTTTGCCGTTTTCCATCTGGATCCTTTCCGGCTGCTGCCCACCTTCCTGCTGGGAACTCTGCTGGGCTGGCTTACCCTGCGCTCCGGCAGCATCTACAATTCCATGCTTTCCCACGCCCTGAACAACGGCCTAGCCCTTTTCATCGTCACCTTCGCGGCCAAGCCCTGGCTGAAGGGATTGCTGGCTGATTCCGAGAATCTGCAATACTGGGTGGTGATACCGGCCATCCTGGTCCTGGCGGCCTCGTTGTGGGCTTTTCACAAGATCACTGCTGACAGGGAGGTTTTCTGA